One stretch of Bacteroidota bacterium DNA includes these proteins:
- the thrC gene encoding threonine synthase — protein MEKNKKEFVPPPYVSGARCFICGSSYSYGNIQTCPKCGSEGILDIQYDYAKISKHVTSSSLNNRPHNHWRYKELLPVSPEIDVPHLQVGWTPVYDIPRLASHFGIKKLFLKDDGRNPTSSFKDRASSVGVMKAIEFGYDTIACASTGNAASSLAGLSAAIGLKSFIFVPQRAPEPKVTQLLVFGATVLKVQGTYENAFDLCRDACEKFSWYNRNSGTNPFLVEGKKTAGLEIAEQCASDLPDWVVVSVGDGCTIGGIGKGLQEMKQLGFIDRVPRLLGVQAEGAMAMVDAFKSGKDLIPSETNTIADSIAVGTPRNWRRAIQQITLSHGDMIAVSDDEILEAMNITARLGGVFGEPAGVTASAGLKKALEKHIIKPNESALIIVTGNGLKDIQSAKKAAGDPISLPPTIDALEKALQK, from the coding sequence ATGGAAAAGAATAAAAAAGAATTTGTTCCTCCTCCGTATGTTTCCGGTGCACGATGTTTCATTTGTGGATCATCCTACAGCTATGGCAATATCCAAACTTGTCCCAAGTGCGGCAGTGAAGGAATTTTGGATATTCAATATGATTATGCAAAAATTTCAAAGCATGTCACTTCTTCCTCTCTAAACAATCGTCCACACAATCATTGGCGCTATAAAGAATTACTCCCAGTCTCTCCGGAAATTGATGTGCCTCATTTACAAGTTGGGTGGACTCCGGTATACGATATTCCTCGACTTGCCTCACACTTTGGAATAAAGAAATTATTTCTGAAAGATGACGGACGCAATCCGACAAGTTCATTTAAAGATCGTGCAAGTTCTGTCGGCGTGATGAAAGCCATTGAATTTGGATATGATACGATCGCCTGTGCATCAACAGGAAACGCCGCTTCATCCCTTGCCGGACTTTCAGCAGCGATTGGATTGAAGAGTTTTATTTTTGTTCCTCAACGCGCTCCTGAACCGAAAGTGACGCAGCTTCTTGTGTTCGGTGCGACGGTATTAAAAGTACAAGGAACGTACGAAAATGCATTTGATCTTTGCCGTGATGCATGTGAAAAATTCAGTTGGTATAATAGAAACAGCGGTACCAATCCTTTCCTGGTAGAAGGAAAGAAGACTGCCGGATTAGAAATTGCGGAACAGTGTGCGAGTGATCTTCCGGATTGGGTGGTTGTTTCGGTCGGCGATGGCTGCACCATCGGCGGGATTGGAAAAGGACTGCAAGAAATGAAACAGCTTGGATTCATCGATCGGGTTCCGCGATTGCTGGGGGTTCAAGCGGAAGGTGCAATGGCGATGGTTGATGCTTTCAAATCGGGAAAGGATCTTATTCCAAGCGAAACGAACACCATTGCCGATAGTATTGCTGTCGGAACGCCGCGCAATTGGCGAAGAGCAATACAGCAGATTACACTGTCGCATGGTGATATGATCGCCGTCTCGGATGATGAAATTCTTGAAGCAATGAACATCACTGCGCGTCTGGGAGGAGTTTTTGGTGAACCGGCTGGAGTGACTGCTTCGGCGGGTCTGAAGAAAGCACTGGAAAAGCATATCATCAAACCGAATGAATCTGCACTTATTATTGTTACCGGAAACGGATTGAAAGATATCCAATCTGCTAAAAAAGCGGCCGGAGATCCGATCAGTCTGCCGCCGACAATTGACGCGCTTGAAAAAGCACTGCAAAAATAA